One Neisseria sp. Marseille-Q5346 genomic region harbors:
- a CDS encoding TolC family protein: protein MSSAVAVACCLLPFQTASAYSLQDILRDALISDPIVREAKATQEAAQSTTKATRARHYPVVTLTGTKVLAQHNKYNSNDMDDGIGVRGSVNIYSWGAIEAAVRRDRSREEYYQHKYTESQEQLGSDIGRLYLSALRAKETLILNEQTLARHNNLLKDLDTIVKYDAGRRSELIEARARQLQVANIIAQQRRTMDLALSRLSRYTSRQLTANDLEDPFKNDTAKSITERFNNPNRNNNPSYQAQLAERDSVRADLDASKAERLPALNLEGSATRNTRQLYLNVAWNVLDIAARHNVERNAKSLIAAEAKSEQILRDMNERVQTSAIDMQESEQRTALTAQHIAAQKEVIKVYELQFKIARRTLTDVLSAYSELSSIEQDYVAARNDFRDAALDYLNTQAKISAWVGLAQK, encoded by the coding sequence TTGTCATCGGCCGTTGCCGTCGCCTGCTGTCTGCTGCCGTTTCAGACGGCCTCTGCATACAGCCTGCAAGACATCCTCAGGGACGCTTTAATCAGCGACCCGATTGTGCGTGAAGCCAAAGCCACTCAAGAAGCAGCGCAAAGCACGACCAAAGCCACGCGTGCGCGCCATTATCCTGTCGTTACCCTGACCGGCACGAAAGTGCTGGCGCAACACAATAAATACAACAGCAACGACATGGATGACGGTATCGGCGTGCGCGGCAGCGTGAACATCTACTCATGGGGTGCGATTGAAGCCGCCGTCCGCCGCGACCGCAGCCGCGAAGAATACTATCAACACAAATACACCGAAAGCCAAGAGCAGCTCGGCAGCGATATCGGCCGCCTCTACCTGAGCGCATTGCGTGCAAAAGAAACCCTGATCCTCAACGAGCAGACTTTAGCGCGCCACAACAATCTCTTAAAAGACTTGGACACCATCGTCAAATATGATGCCGGCCGCCGTTCCGAACTGATTGAAGCGCGCGCGCGCCAACTGCAAGTGGCAAACATCATTGCCCAACAACGCCGCACCATGGATTTGGCACTGAGCCGCCTGTCCCGCTATACCTCGCGCCAGCTGACTGCCAACGACTTGGAAGATCCGTTTAAAAACGATACGGCGAAATCCATCACTGAACGCTTCAACAACCCCAACCGCAACAATAATCCGTCCTATCAGGCGCAATTGGCCGAGCGCGACAGCGTCCGTGCCGATTTGGACGCTTCCAAAGCCGAACGCCTGCCTGCCCTCAACTTGGAAGGCAGTGCGACGCGCAACACCAGACAGCTTTATTTAAACGTTGCATGGAATGTGTTGGATATTGCCGCCCGGCACAATGTAGAGCGCAATGCCAAATCATTGATTGCCGCAGAAGCCAAGTCCGAACAAATCCTGCGCGACATGAACGAACGCGTTCAAACATCGGCCATAGATATGCAGGAAAGCGAACAGCGTACCGCGCTGACGGCGCAACACATCGCCGCCCAAAAAGAAGTCATCAAAGTGTATGAATTGCAATTTAAAATCGCCCGACGTACGCTGACCGACGTTTTGAGCGCATACAGCGAGTTATCCTCCATCGAACAGGATTACGTTGCCGCCCGCAACGATTTCCGCGATGCGGCGCTCGACTATTTAAATACCCAGGCCAAAATCTCCGCTTGGGTCGGTTTGGCACAAAAATAA
- the prfH gene encoding peptide chain release factor H has translation MKQNTPAVYLQISTAQGPAECRIFARFVLGKLLAEAQTKGIDAELVTETADKHGILSATLKLEGQKAESLAQTWQGTLQWICPSPVRPKHPRKNWYIGVLRLPDMPQMYEMPSENGIEFQTCRSGGKGGQHVNKTESAVRATHKESGISVRVESERSQHANKKLAVILLAQKLAEHHAGQAGSFAQEQHAQLYQVERGNPKRTFVGAIFKEK, from the coding sequence ATGAAACAGAATACACCAGCGGTTTATCTGCAAATTTCTACCGCGCAAGGGCCGGCAGAGTGCCGTATATTTGCCCGTTTCGTCTTGGGCAAATTGCTTGCCGAAGCCCAAACCAAAGGCATTGATGCCGAACTTGTTACCGAAACCGCCGATAAGCACGGCATTTTGTCGGCGACGCTCAAGTTGGAAGGGCAGAAAGCCGAAAGCCTAGCGCAAACTTGGCAGGGGACGCTCCAATGGATATGTCCCAGCCCCGTCCGCCCGAAACATCCGCGCAAAAATTGGTATATAGGCGTTTTACGCCTGCCCGATATGCCGCAGATGTATGAAATGCCGTCTGAAAACGGAATCGAGTTTCAAACCTGCCGCTCGGGCGGCAAGGGTGGGCAACACGTTAATAAAACCGAAAGCGCCGTCCGCGCTACGCATAAAGAAAGCGGCATTTCCGTGCGGGTCGAGAGCGAACGCAGCCAGCATGCCAATAAAAAATTGGCGGTAATATTATTGGCGCAAAAACTGGCGGAGCATCATGCCGGACAAGCTGGAAGTTTTGCGCAGGAGCAGCACGCGCAACTCTATCAAGTTGAGCGCGGCAATCCGAAAAGGACGTTTGTCGGAGCTATTTTTAAGGAGAAATAA
- a CDS encoding HlyD family type I secretion periplasmic adaptor subunit produces the protein MSRENNVKSKDLHLINDLNAALQKEKHSGQFWVIILFFLFLVVFVVWAYNSPVEEVTRGNGNIIPSSREQVIQSLDPGIVTEIMVKEGDMVEKDQILMKLDDTRSSAVLRESEAKVENLEATVARLKAEAYGTKLSFPDSVGPELRRREIAAYKARRQAMTDAVSGLSQSKAALDREIAITAPMVAEGVVSEVELLRMRRDSADLATQISERRNRYKADANNELLQAESELAQSKENVAMRADPVERSQIRAPMRGIVKGIKVTTIGGVVNAGEDIMQIVPVDDKLLVEAYIRPQDIAFIRAGQPALVKVSAYDYSIYGGLEGKVTLVGADTVSNSMQNRANDLKLDPNQVYYRVLVQTENNSLKDKNGKPMPIIPGMVATVDIKTGEKTIFQYLIKPITRMKQALSER, from the coding sequence ATGAGCCGCGAAAACAACGTCAAATCCAAAGACCTACACCTCATCAACGACCTCAATGCTGCCCTTCAAAAAGAAAAACACAGCGGCCAATTTTGGGTCATCATCCTATTCTTCCTTTTCCTAGTTGTCTTCGTCGTCTGGGCATACAACAGCCCTGTCGAAGAAGTGACCCGCGGCAACGGCAATATCATTCCCAGCAGCCGTGAGCAAGTAATTCAAAGCCTCGACCCCGGCATCGTAACCGAAATCATGGTTAAAGAAGGCGATATGGTCGAGAAAGATCAGATTCTGATGAAACTAGATGACACGCGCAGCTCCGCCGTTTTGCGTGAAAGCGAAGCCAAAGTCGAAAACCTCGAAGCCACCGTTGCCCGCCTTAAAGCCGAGGCCTACGGCACCAAGCTCTCCTTCCCTGACAGCGTGGGTCCCGAGCTTCGCCGTCGCGAAATCGCCGCCTACAAAGCACGCCGTCAAGCCATGACCGATGCCGTCAGCGGCCTTTCCCAAAGCAAGGCCGCGCTTGACCGCGAAATCGCCATTACCGCCCCTATGGTTGCCGAAGGCGTGGTTTCCGAAGTCGAACTTTTAAGAATGCGCCGCGATTCCGCAGACTTGGCCACCCAAATCTCCGAACGCCGCAACCGCTACAAAGCCGATGCCAACAACGAACTCTTGCAAGCCGAATCCGAGCTGGCGCAATCCAAAGAAAACGTTGCCATGCGCGCAGACCCGGTTGAACGCTCGCAAATCCGCGCCCCTATGCGCGGCATTGTCAAAGGCATAAAAGTCACCACCATCGGCGGCGTTGTGAACGCAGGCGAAGACATCATGCAAATCGTCCCGGTTGACGACAAACTGCTGGTCGAAGCCTATATCCGTCCGCAAGACATCGCCTTTATCCGCGCAGGCCAACCTGCATTGGTTAAAGTCAGCGCATACGACTACTCCATCTACGGCGGTTTGGAAGGCAAAGTTACCCTCGTTGGCGCCGATACCGTCAGCAACTCCATGCAAAACCGTGCCAACGACTTAAAACTTGACCCGAACCAAGTCTATTACCGTGTTCTCGTCCAAACCGAAAACAACTCCCTGAAAGACAAAAACGGCAAACCTATGCCGATTATTCCGGGTATGGTGGCAACGGTTGACATCAAAACCGGCGAAAAAACCATCTTCCAATACCTGATCAAACCGATCACGCGTATGAAACAAGCGTTGAGCGAACGCTAA
- a CDS encoding DUF1853 family protein gives MTDIRISMNYALDALWWKLTSQPVRDLASLLTAPPLWKSGCELSVRELLGDRGFRYLLALDADPAPLKDYLAQRAPFGHRLGIYAEELLAFWFANAPHAKLHAYNLPVFSDGQTLGAADFVVSLNQQPYHIELACKYYGGDQVQNLRGLNPKDTLTDKAAKLVQQSQLLHTPQGKATLAAQALPENPLPASIVRGIGFFPQGFHAFEPPLNPYGWRGVYIQDWAEYGFERQEARYHLLDRMAYLAPARVAKTETLNETEIRCIDQGLIAVLELRPDGFWHEIERIMKAV, from the coding sequence ATGACTGATATTCGGATAAGCATGAATTACGCCCTAGACGCATTATGGTGGAAACTCACCAGCCAACCCGTCCGCGACCTTGCCTCGCTGCTGACTGCGCCGCCTTTGTGGAAAAGCGGTTGCGAATTGAGCGTGCGCGAATTATTGGGGGACCGCGGTTTCCGCTATCTTTTAGCATTGGACGCCGATCCTGCTCCGCTGAAGGATTACCTCGCCCAACGCGCCCCGTTCGGCCACCGTCTCGGCATTTATGCCGAAGAGCTGCTGGCTTTTTGGTTTGCCAACGCCCCACATGCTAAGCTGCACGCATACAACCTGCCCGTTTTTTCAGACGGCCAAACTTTAGGCGCCGCGGATTTTGTCGTTTCCCTCAACCAACAGCCCTACCATATCGAGCTGGCGTGTAAATACTACGGCGGAGACCAAGTGCAAAACCTGCGCGGCCTCAATCCTAAAGACACGCTGACGGACAAAGCCGCCAAACTGGTGCAGCAATCCCAGCTGCTGCATACGCCGCAAGGCAAAGCAACTTTAGCCGCACAAGCCCTGCCGGAAAATCCACTTCCTGCTTCCATCGTGCGCGGCATCGGATTTTTTCCACAAGGTTTCCATGCTTTTGAGCCGCCACTTAACCCATACGGCTGGCGCGGCGTCTATATTCAAGATTGGGCGGAATACGGGTTTGAACGCCAAGAAGCTCGCTATCACCTGCTCGACCGCATGGCCTATCTCGCGCCTGCGCGTGTCGCCAAAACCGAAACATTGAACGAAACCGAAATCCGCTGTATCGACCAAGGCTTGATTGCCGTTTTGGAATTACGGCCGGACGGCTTTTGGCACGAAATCGAACGCATCATGAAGGCCGTCTGA
- a CDS encoding RNA methyltransferase, translated as MTSEKPALPAYLDNIRIILTRTSHPSNIGSAARAMKTMGLHKLTIVAPNLMATPMTENPPVFDPERPQSFKLPEESFILASGAADVLENATIAASLDEALADTTIACALTSRRREITAPLQTPRELVPELLQAANRGEKVALVFGNETFGLSIEEVQACNRLMTINGNPDYFSLNLAQAVQVVCYEIFSQTDSPMTHLQQEDHAATHEQIKGMVAHMESVMNDIGFFNRRNGERLMRRMQSLFGRANTQTEDIDILRGFFNTVSHRIHKKD; from the coding sequence ATGACTTCCGAAAAACCCGCCCTGCCCGCTTATCTGGACAACATCCGCATCATCCTCACGCGCACCAGCCATCCTTCCAATATCGGCTCCGCCGCGCGCGCCATGAAAACAATGGGCCTGCACAAATTGACCATCGTCGCCCCCAATCTGATGGCAACACCGATGACGGAAAATCCGCCCGTGTTCGACCCGGAGCGTCCGCAATCGTTTAAATTACCGGAGGAAAGTTTCATCCTCGCTTCCGGCGCGGCAGACGTTTTGGAAAATGCCACCATTGCCGCTTCTTTGGACGAAGCCCTTGCCGACACCACCATCGCCTGCGCCCTGACCAGCCGCCGCCGCGAAATTACTGCGCCGCTGCAAACGCCGCGCGAGTTGGTACCCGAATTACTGCAGGCCGCCAACCGAGGCGAGAAAGTGGCGCTGGTCTTCGGCAACGAAACGTTCGGTTTGAGCATCGAAGAAGTCCAAGCCTGCAACCGACTGATGACCATCAACGGCAACCCCGACTATTTCTCGCTCAACCTCGCCCAAGCCGTTCAGGTCGTATGCTACGAAATCTTCAGCCAAACCGATTCGCCCATGACTCATCTGCAACAGGAAGACCACGCCGCGACCCATGAGCAAATCAAAGGCATGGTCGCCCACATGGAAAGCGTGATGAACGACATCGGCTTTTTCAACCGCCGCAACGGCGAGCGCCTGATGCGCCGCATGCAGAGCCTGTTCGGCCGCGCCAACACGCAAACCGAAGACATCGACATCCTGCGCGGTTTTTTCAATACCGTCAGCCACCGTATCCATAAAAAAGACTGA
- a CDS encoding RsmB/NOP family class I SAM-dependent RNA methyltransferase — protein sequence MNAAQLDHTAKVLAEMLTFKQPSDAVLSAYFREHKKLGRQDRHEIAETAFAALRHYQKISTALRRPHAQPRKAALAALVLGRSTNISQIKDLLDEEETAFLGNLKARKTEFSDGLNTAAELPQWLVEQLQQHWSEEEILAFGRSINQPAPLDIRVNTLKGKRDKVLPLLQAESADAEATPYSPWGIRLKNKIALNKHELFLDGTLEVQDEGSQLLALLLGAKRGEIIVDFCAGAGGKTLAVGAQMANKGRIYAFDIAEKRLANLKPRMTRAGLTNIHPERISSEHDTRIARLAGKADRVLVDAPCSGLGTLRRNPDLKYRQSAEIVANLLEQQHSILDAASKLVKPQGRLVYATCSVLPEENELQVERFLSEHPEFELVNCAELLQSLKVDLDTGKYLRLNSGEHQTDGFFAAVLQRKD from the coding sequence ATGAACGCCGCACAACTCGACCACACCGCCAAAGTTTTGGCTGAAATGCTGACTTTCAAACAGCCTTCCGATGCCGTCCTCTCCGCCTATTTCCGCGAACACAAAAAACTCGGCCGCCAAGACCGCCACGAAATCGCCGAAACTGCCTTTGCCGCGCTGCGCCACTATCAAAAAATCAGCACCGCCCTGCGCCGTCCGCACGCGCAGCCGCGCAAAGCCGCTCTCGCCGCACTGGTTCTCGGCAGAAGCACCAATATCAGCCAAATCAAAGACCTGCTTGATGAAGAAGAAACAGCGTTCCTCGGCAATTTGAAAGCCCGTAAAACCGAGTTTTCAGACGGCCTGAATACCGCCGCAGAATTGCCGCAATGGCTGGTGGAACAACTGCAACAGCATTGGAGCGAAGAAGAAATCCTCGCTTTCGGCCGCAGCATCAACCAACCTGCCCCGCTCGACATCCGCGTCAATACCTTGAAAGGCAAACGAGATAAAGTATTGCCATTGTTGCAGGCTGAAAGTGCCGATGCAGAGGCAACGCCTTATTCGCCTTGGGGCATCCGCCTGAAAAACAAAATCGCGCTTAACAAACACGAACTGTTTTTGGACGGTACACTGGAAGTCCAAGACGAAGGCAGCCAGCTGCTTGCCTTATTGCTGGGCGCAAAACGCGGTGAAATCATTGTCGATTTCTGTGCCGGCGCCGGCGGTAAAACCTTGGCTGTCGGCGCGCAAATGGCCAACAAAGGCAGAATCTACGCCTTTGACATCGCCGAAAAACGCCTTGCCAACCTCAAACCGCGCATGACCCGCGCCGGACTGACCAACATCCACCCCGAACGCATCAGCAGCGAACACGATACCCGTATCGCCCGACTGGCAGGCAAAGCCGACCGCGTATTGGTGGACGCGCCCTGCTCCGGTTTGGGTACTTTACGCCGCAATCCCGACCTCAAATACCGCCAATCCGCCGAGATCGTGGCCAACCTTTTGGAACAGCAACACAGCATCCTCGATGCCGCCTCCAAACTGGTGAAACCGCAAGGCCGCTTGGTGTACGCCACCTGCAGCGTGTTGCCGGAAGAAAACGAACTGCAAGTCGAACGTTTCCTGTCCGAACATCCCGAATTTGAACTCGTCAACTGCGCCGAACTTCTGCAAAGCCTGAAGGTCGATTTGGATACCGGGAAATACCTGCGCCTCAACTCCGGAGAACACCAAACCGACGGCTTCTTTGCCGCTGTATTGCAACGTAAGGATTAA
- a CDS encoding type I secretion system permease/ATPase: MKAIIEHIVLVTRLLGAPVSEAALSAEVVRDKKLKVNYHSLVEVLRSHGFENTLSKRNLEDIPSLAVPVMIILHNEEAAVITKIEGSGQERKYHIRQVDGLEQELSHEQLSGLYLGYCWFIKPKMATDMRSELPEYHLPKAWFWKVIWRFRSYYYQVILATIIINFLALVSSLYVMNVYDRVIPNQAYETLWVLSIGVVLAILFEFAAKMIRGHLTDIAGKKADLIISSALFRRVMALRLADRPASSGSYASNLREFEAVREFMTSASLLTIVDLPFLLLFIFVISMVGGKLALVPLTIIPIVVIVGFVVQRPLSRHINESMKEGSQRSGLAVEAIEGIETLKTNNATSWAQQRWDEYTAKTSASSIKVKDTSNFMVNFAVAMQQLNTVFLVVVGTYLIHADNHAERITMGALIASVILSGRALAPLAQIAGLATRFQQAKLALKGVNDIVTRPIERNPERKYITLDNVQGSITFENVSFKYQADNNSAVEDLRLTIKPGEKVGILGRIGSGKSTMLKLASGLYDTEKGNVTLDGVDMRQLDPNFLRDQVLLLSQSPRLFLGTLRENMDLARTGSYSTDQDLLTALNRFGLDKIIRNHPRGLDMPLGEDGLGLSGGQKQIIALARMTLRNPKVVLLDEPTTSLDQATERMALNAIAQWGRNRTMLLVTHRPQVLQIVNRIIVMDNGKVVMDGPRDLVLQKLMQNEQAKAANVKQQQQQAAAPQSAAQ, from the coding sequence ATGAAAGCCATCATTGAACATATCGTTTTAGTGACCCGCCTTTTGGGTGCGCCCGTATCCGAAGCCGCTTTGTCCGCCGAAGTCGTGCGCGACAAAAAACTCAAGGTCAACTATCACTCACTGGTCGAAGTCCTGCGCAGCCATGGCTTTGAAAACACCTTATCCAAACGCAATCTAGAAGACATCCCCTCGCTTGCCGTGCCGGTCATGATTATCCTGCACAACGAAGAGGCCGCGGTCATCACCAAAATCGAAGGCTCCGGCCAAGAGCGCAAATACCATATCCGCCAGGTTGACGGTTTGGAACAGGAGCTCAGCCACGAGCAGCTCTCCGGCCTGTATTTAGGCTACTGCTGGTTTATCAAACCCAAAATGGCGACCGATATGCGCTCGGAGCTGCCTGAATACCATTTGCCCAAAGCATGGTTTTGGAAAGTCATTTGGCGCTTCCGCAGCTACTACTACCAAGTCATCTTGGCCACCATCATCATCAACTTCCTTGCGCTCGTCAGCTCCCTGTATGTGATGAACGTGTACGACCGCGTGATTCCCAACCAAGCCTATGAAACCTTGTGGGTATTGAGCATCGGCGTGGTCTTGGCGATTTTGTTTGAGTTTGCCGCCAAGATGATCCGCGGCCACTTGACCGATATTGCCGGTAAAAAAGCCGACTTGATCATCAGCTCCGCCCTGTTCCGCCGCGTGATGGCATTGCGTCTGGCAGACCGTCCCGCTTCTTCCGGTTCATACGCCAGTAATTTGCGCGAATTTGAAGCCGTGCGCGAGTTCATGACCAGTGCCAGCTTGTTGACTATTGTCGACTTGCCTTTCCTGTTGCTGTTTATCTTCGTGATTTCCATGGTTGGTGGCAAACTGGCACTCGTTCCCCTGACCATCATTCCGATTGTCGTGATTGTCGGTTTTGTCGTACAACGCCCGCTCTCGCGCCATATCAACGAATCGATGAAAGAAGGTTCGCAACGCTCCGGGCTTGCCGTTGAAGCCATCGAAGGCATCGAAACCCTGAAAACCAACAACGCCACATCTTGGGCGCAACAACGCTGGGACGAATACACCGCCAAAACTTCCGCTTCTTCCATCAAAGTCAAAGACACCAGCAACTTCATGGTCAACTTTGCCGTTGCCATGCAGCAGCTCAATACCGTCTTTTTGGTTGTCGTCGGTACCTATCTGATTCATGCCGACAACCATGCGGAACGCATCACCATGGGTGCATTGATTGCCTCCGTGATTCTGTCCGGCCGCGCCTTGGCGCCGTTGGCACAAATCGCTGGTTTGGCCACCCGCTTCCAACAGGCCAAACTTGCCCTCAAAGGCGTAAACGACATCGTTACCCGCCCTATCGAGCGCAATCCGGAACGCAAATACATTACTTTGGACAACGTTCAAGGCAGCATTACCTTTGAAAACGTATCGTTCAAATATCAAGCCGACAACAACAGCGCTGTCGAAGATTTGCGCCTGACCATCAAACCGGGCGAAAAAGTCGGTATTTTGGGCCGTATCGGCAGCGGTAAAAGTACCATGCTCAAACTGGCCAGCGGTCTGTACGACACTGAAAAAGGCAACGTTACCCTTGACGGCGTCGATATGCGCCAGCTTGACCCCAACTTCCTGCGCGATCAAGTCCTGCTGTTGAGCCAATCGCCACGCCTGTTCCTCGGCACATTGCGTGAAAACATGGACTTGGCGCGTACCGGCAGCTACTCTACCGACCAAGACTTACTGACTGCGCTCAACCGTTTCGGCCTCGACAAAATCATCCGCAACCATCCACGCGGTTTGGATATGCCTCTGGGTGAAGACGGCTTGGGCTTGTCCGGCGGTCAAAAACAAATCATTGCCCTGGCGCGTATGACCTTGCGCAACCCAAAAGTCGTCTTGCTGGACGAGCCGACCACCAGCCTGGACCAAGCTACCGAACGAATGGCGCTCAATGCCATTGCCCAATGGGGTCGCAACCGTACCATGCTTTTGGTGACCCATCGTCCGCAAGTGCTGCAAATCGTCAACCGCATCATTGTGATGGATAATGGTAAAGTCGTGATGGACGGCCCGCGTGATCTGGTATTGCAAAAACTCATGCAAAACGAACAGGCCAAAGCAGCCAACGTCAAACAGCAGCAACAACAAGCCGCCGCCCCTCAATCGGCAGCACAATAA
- the proB gene encoding glutamate 5-kinase has product MKRDFEAVKRIVIKIGTSSLVLPNGKINLAKIDQLAFVISSLVSKGKEIVLVSSGAMGFGLNVLNMEKRPAEMAQQQAVSSVGQVAMMSLYSQIFSHYRMTVSQILLTRDVVEYPESLANVTNAFESLLSIGVIPIVNENDAVSVDEMDHATKFGDNDRLSAVVAKIVKADLLIMLSDIDGLFDKNPAVHVDAKLRSHVADITEEIIASAGGSGSKFGTGGMLSKIKSAQMMFEHHGQMVLMNSANPRDILQVLDGAPIGTWFAQEK; this is encoded by the coding sequence ATGAAACGAGATTTTGAAGCAGTAAAACGCATTGTCATTAAGATTGGAACCAGCTCTTTGGTGTTGCCAAACGGCAAAATCAATTTGGCGAAAATCGACCAACTGGCCTTTGTCATTTCCAGCTTGGTCAGTAAGGGCAAAGAAATTGTGCTGGTGTCTTCCGGCGCGATGGGCTTCGGGCTGAATGTCCTTAACATGGAAAAACGTCCGGCGGAAATGGCGCAGCAGCAGGCTGTTTCCAGCGTCGGCCAAGTGGCCATGATGAGCCTTTATTCGCAGATTTTTTCCCATTATCGGATGACGGTATCGCAAATCCTGCTGACGCGTGATGTGGTTGAATATCCGGAAAGTTTGGCAAACGTTACCAATGCTTTTGAATCCCTGCTTTCCATCGGCGTCATCCCTATTGTCAATGAGAACGACGCGGTCAGCGTGGACGAGATGGACCATGCGACCAAGTTTGGCGACAACGACCGTTTGTCGGCAGTCGTGGCGAAAATCGTTAAAGCAGATTTGCTGATTATGTTGTCTGATATCGACGGTTTATTTGATAAAAATCCGGCCGTTCACGTCGATGCCAAGCTGCGCAGCCATGTTGCCGATATTACCGAAGAAATTATTGCTTCTGCCGGCGGCTCGGGCAGTAAGTTTGGTACGGGCGGCATGCTCAGTAAGATTAAGAGCGCGCAGATGATGTTTGAACATCATGGGCAGATGGTGTTGATGAACAGCGCCAATCCGCGCGATATTCTTCAGGTTTTAGATGGCGCGCCTATCGGAACGTGGTTTGCACAAGAGAAATAG
- a CDS encoding inositol monophosphatase family protein encodes MNPFLNTAFKAARKAGQMMIRAAGNLDAVKVDSKAFNDFVSDVDRSSEMILVEALKEAYPHHKITCEEGGSHGKATAEYEWIIDPLDGTTNFLHGHPQYAISMALLHKGVLQEALVYAPERNDVYMASRGKGALLNDRRIRVSNRIELNRCLIGTGFPVVDQSMMDKYLAILKDFLAKTAGGRREGAASLDLCAVAAGRLDGFFEFNLKPWDIAAGALIVQEAGGIVTDMSGDEGWLESGDIVAANPKVLAQMLKIISDHQ; translated from the coding sequence ATGAATCCGTTTTTAAATACCGCTTTCAAAGCCGCCCGTAAAGCAGGGCAAATGATGATTCGCGCCGCCGGCAATCTGGATGCCGTCAAAGTAGACAGCAAAGCATTCAACGACTTCGTTTCCGATGTTGACCGCAGCTCCGAGATGATTTTGGTGGAAGCGCTTAAAGAAGCTTATCCTCACCACAAAATCACTTGCGAAGAAGGCGGCTCCCACGGTAAAGCCACCGCCGAGTACGAATGGATTATCGACCCGCTCGACGGCACAACCAACTTTCTCCACGGCCATCCACAATACGCCATCTCTATGGCACTCCTGCACAAAGGCGTGTTGCAAGAAGCTTTGGTGTATGCACCTGAGCGCAACGACGTATACATGGCCTCCCGCGGCAAAGGCGCGTTGCTCAACGACCGCCGCATTCGCGTTTCCAACCGCATCGAATTGAACCGCTGCCTGATCGGTACCGGCTTCCCTGTTGTCGATCAAAGCATGATGGACAAGTATCTGGCGATTTTGAAAGATTTCTTGGCAAAAACCGCCGGCGGCCGTCGTGAAGGCGCGGCTTCTTTGGATTTGTGTGCCGTTGCGGCCGGCCGTTTGGACGGTTTCTTTGAGTTTAACCTCAAACCTTGGGATATTGCCGCCGGTGCATTGATTGTCCAAGAAGCAGGCGGCATCGTTACCGATATGTCCGGTGATGAAGGCTGGTTGGAAAGCGGCGACATCGTTGCGGCCAATCCTAAAGTATTGGCGCAAATGCTGAAAATTATTTCTGATCATCAATAA